One window from the genome of Streptomyces sp. NBC_01476 encodes:
- a CDS encoding polysaccharide deacetylase family protein, translated as MARRGRALAVLAVTAAMAAGLTACNGYDPTSPADARKHTATGAQAAFGSGPGGAPVDCRKLKCVALTFDAGPTVRTPQILAILSKYHVHATFFTLGKNHVRVYPDTVRQMAAQGHEIETLTWSHRILTKISKDDVRKEITEGRDAVEKVTGVRPTLLRPPQGRTSDTVTSVVRDLGMSEVVWSADGADYKTTDSKLITRRVLSKTRRDGIILLHDLIDPTDRGYNGTVAAVEPIITALQAKGYTFVTVSQLLAPGKPQPGKVYK; from the coding sequence ATGGCACGCCGAGGCCGTGCCCTGGCCGTCCTGGCCGTCACGGCGGCCATGGCGGCCGGCCTGACCGCCTGCAACGGCTACGACCCGACCTCGCCCGCCGACGCGCGCAAGCACACCGCCACAGGCGCGCAGGCGGCCTTCGGCTCCGGTCCCGGCGGCGCCCCGGTCGACTGCCGCAAGCTGAAGTGCGTGGCGCTCACCTTCGACGCCGGGCCCACCGTGCGCACTCCGCAGATCCTGGCCATCCTCAGCAAGTACCACGTGCACGCGACCTTCTTCACGCTCGGCAAGAACCACGTCAGGGTCTACCCGGACACGGTCCGGCAGATGGCCGCCCAGGGCCACGAGATAGAGACCCTGACCTGGTCCCACCGGATACTCACCAAGATCAGCAAGGACGACGTCCGCAAGGAGATCACCGAGGGCCGGGACGCCGTCGAGAAGGTCACCGGCGTCCGCCCGACCCTGCTGCGCCCCCCGCAGGGCCGCACCAGCGACACGGTCACCTCGGTCGTCCGCGACCTGGGCATGTCCGAGGTGGTGTGGAGCGCGGACGGCGCCGACTACAAGACCACCGACTCGAAGCTGATAACCAGGCGCGTGCTGAGCAAGACCCGGCGGGACGGGATCATCCTGCTGCACGACCTGATCGACCCGACCGACCGCGGCTACAACGGCACGGTCGCCGCGGTGGAGCCGATCATCACCGCCCTGCAGGCCAAGGGCTACACCTTCGTCACCGTCTCCCAGCTCCTCGCCCCGGGAAAGCCGCAGCCCGGCAAGGTCTACAAGTGA
- a CDS encoding OsmC family peroxiredoxin gives MATTRTATTQWKGPLIGGAGTVSLDTSGVGTYEVSWPSRAEAANGKTSPEELIAAAHSSCYSMALSHGLAGAGTPPESVQTVANVTFQPGEGITGITLQVKASVPGITAEAFEAAAQDAKANCPVSKALAGVDITLEAELLS, from the coding sequence ATGGCAACCACCCGCACCGCGACGACTCAGTGGAAGGGTCCGCTGATCGGCGGCGCCGGTACCGTCTCGCTGGACACCTCCGGTGTCGGCACCTACGAGGTCTCCTGGCCCTCGCGCGCCGAGGCCGCGAACGGCAAGACCAGCCCCGAGGAACTGATCGCCGCGGCGCACTCCTCCTGCTACTCGATGGCGCTCTCCCACGGCCTGGCAGGCGCCGGGACCCCGCCGGAGAGCGTCCAGACGGTCGCGAACGTGACCTTCCAGCCGGGCGAGGGCATCACCGGCATCACCCTCCAGGTCAAGGCGAGCGTCCCCGGCATCACCGCCGAGGCGTTCGAGGCCGCCGCGCAGGACGCCAAGGCCAACTGCCCGGTCAGCAAGGCACTCGCCGGTGTCGACATCACCCTTGAGGCCGAACTGCTCAGCTGA
- a CDS encoding M6 family metalloprotease domain-containing protein has product MPWVARHGLRILAMCAVGLLAVGSTVSNGPHGPAVHASPPPAGRPCALRATPGVAMSEGFPDHVQHGPNGEFAPSTGVVRALTLMIDFPDAKAPYSAKARYGEFFPAVRQWYARASYGKLDYRSTPVLRWIRMPRPFSAYGIGRGYGWDAHTAMMRDLLKAADRDIDFSGYDIVNVLVTPNAGPPADEAVLSVTWTGASAATTDDGAHLDKVSLIYGHDQSGSRVLSHENGHAFGLPDLYSADDFARTDVLAGQWDTMSLDWGLQGDMFAWHKWRLGWLDDSQIACDTGRGQDTYTLRPLEVGGGRKAVIIPYGPTRAYVLEVRAAAGNDVDACREGVLAYRVRTDVDSGQGPVTVTDAHPLTSACDFSSGAFNSLNDAPFGVGEGTKDAPSGVSFKVLSHSAAGAWVVRVTRR; this is encoded by the coding sequence GTGCCGTGGGTCGCCCGGCACGGGCTGCGGATCCTGGCGATGTGCGCGGTGGGGCTGCTGGCGGTGGGTTCGACCGTGTCCAACGGGCCGCACGGGCCGGCCGTGCACGCCTCCCCGCCGCCCGCCGGCCGCCCGTGCGCGCTGCGGGCCACCCCCGGCGTGGCGATGTCCGAGGGCTTCCCCGACCACGTGCAGCACGGCCCCAACGGGGAGTTCGCCCCCTCCACCGGGGTGGTGCGCGCCCTGACCTTGATGATCGACTTCCCCGACGCGAAAGCCCCCTACAGCGCCAAGGCCCGGTACGGCGAGTTCTTCCCCGCGGTCAGGCAGTGGTACGCCCGCGCCTCCTACGGGAAGCTCGACTACCGCTCCACCCCGGTGCTGCGCTGGATACGGATGCCGCGGCCGTTCAGCGCGTACGGGATCGGCCGCGGTTACGGCTGGGACGCCCACACCGCGATGATGCGTGACCTGCTGAAGGCCGCCGACCGGGACATCGACTTCAGCGGCTACGACATCGTCAACGTCCTGGTCACGCCGAACGCCGGGCCGCCCGCCGACGAGGCGGTGCTCTCGGTGACCTGGACCGGTGCCTCGGCCGCCACCACCGACGACGGCGCCCACCTGGACAAGGTCTCGCTCATCTACGGCCACGACCAGTCGGGTTCCCGGGTGCTGAGCCACGAGAACGGGCACGCCTTCGGCCTGCCGGACCTCTACTCGGCCGACGACTTCGCCCGTACCGACGTGCTGGCCGGGCAGTGGGACACCATGTCGCTCGACTGGGGTCTGCAAGGGGACATGTTCGCCTGGCACAAGTGGCGGCTCGGCTGGCTCGACGACAGCCAGATCGCCTGCGACACCGGCCGCGGCCAGGACACGTACACGCTCCGCCCGCTCGAAGTCGGCGGCGGCCGCAAGGCGGTGATCATCCCCTACGGGCCCACCCGCGCCTATGTGCTGGAGGTACGGGCGGCGGCCGGCAACGACGTGGACGCCTGCCGGGAGGGCGTGCTCGCCTACCGGGTGCGCACCGATGTGGACTCCGGGCAGGGGCCGGTGACCGTCACCGACGCCCATCCGCTCACCTCCGCCTGCGACTTCAGCAGCGGGGCGTTCAACTCCCTGAACGACGCGCCCTTCGGGGTCGGCGAGGGCACGAAGGACGCACCCTCCGGGGTGTCCTTCAAGGTGCTGTCGCACAGTGCGGCGGGTGCGTGGGTGGTCCGCGTCACCCGCCGCTGA
- a CDS encoding M6 family metalloprotease domain-containing protein produces MRSAAAAVAGFAGLVAWTLMTGPAAKAAEGAACLLPRTAVHHSEGVDSWEGGYARPSGDVKALMIFLSFPDSPPDLSPAQVAADHFPSTSDFFDEASYGKFRLHVHPETRWLMMPRPSTDYLISRDWGAVERTEYLRDAIATADPVVDFNGYDVVYLVADPDAPGVDSDATKVVNLASPVTVDGYPLRRLVTVFEHHPPDRNVLAHETGHVFDLPDLYYRPPAGSDADWDTHVGDWDLMGSQFGLAPEPFAWHKWKLGWIGQDQVGCISRTGITYHDLSPDETSGGTKLLVVRTGADTALAIEARTRTGNDRNACREGVLLYEVRSDRESGDGPIDVLDGHPGTSACAATSVYPPLADAPLGVGESYALPDGSTQVTVINHATDGTWTVRVTQSAPHSGSGRGA; encoded by the coding sequence CTGCGTTCGGCCGCCGCCGCCGTCGCGGGCTTCGCCGGTCTGGTCGCGTGGACGCTGATGACCGGGCCGGCCGCCAAGGCCGCCGAAGGGGCCGCCTGCCTGCTGCCGCGCACCGCGGTGCACCACTCCGAGGGCGTGGACAGCTGGGAGGGCGGCTACGCCAGGCCCAGCGGCGACGTCAAAGCACTGATGATCTTCCTCTCCTTCCCCGACAGCCCGCCCGACTTGAGCCCCGCGCAGGTCGCCGCCGACCACTTCCCGTCGACCAGCGACTTCTTCGACGAGGCGTCCTACGGGAAGTTCCGGCTGCACGTCCACCCGGAGACCCGCTGGCTGATGATGCCGCGGCCGTCCACCGACTACCTGATCAGCCGGGACTGGGGCGCCGTCGAGCGGACCGAGTACCTGCGCGACGCCATCGCCACCGCCGACCCGGTGGTCGACTTCAACGGCTACGACGTGGTGTATCTCGTTGCCGACCCGGACGCCCCCGGTGTGGACTCCGACGCCACCAAGGTGGTCAACCTCGCCTCGCCGGTCACCGTGGACGGCTATCCGCTGCGCCGGCTGGTCACCGTCTTCGAGCACCATCCGCCGGACCGCAACGTGCTGGCGCACGAGACCGGTCATGTCTTCGACCTGCCCGACCTGTACTACCGGCCGCCGGCCGGCAGCGACGCCGACTGGGACACCCATGTCGGCGACTGGGATCTGATGGGTAGTCAGTTCGGCCTGGCGCCCGAGCCGTTCGCCTGGCACAAGTGGAAGCTCGGCTGGATCGGCCAGGACCAGGTCGGCTGCATCTCGCGGACCGGCATCACGTACCACGACCTCAGTCCCGACGAGACCAGCGGCGGTACGAAGCTGCTGGTGGTGCGGACCGGTGCGGACACCGCGCTGGCGATCGAGGCGCGGACCAGGACCGGCAACGACCGGAACGCCTGCCGGGAAGGCGTGCTGCTCTACGAGGTCCGCTCCGACCGGGAGTCCGGCGACGGCCCGATCGACGTGCTCGACGGCCACCCCGGCACCTCCGCGTGCGCCGCCACCTCCGTCTACCCGCCGCTGGCCGACGCGCCGCTGGGCGTGGGGGAGTCGTACGCGCTGCCCGACGGCTCGACGCAGGTCACCGTCATCAACCACGCGACCGACGGCACCTGGACCGTGCGGGTCACCCAGAGCGCTCCGCACAGCGGCTCCGGCCGCGGGGCTTAG
- a CDS encoding putative bifunctional diguanylate cyclase/phosphodiesterase, with amino-acid sequence MGGPAGGPGVEPESPEGTAHVITQSHASPSPSRGGEPPAGVALDVAQVAAGTSADTGHRKTARREAGRRESELRDFRAAFTIAQSAMALVDPDGTVLAANPALGSLLGSSPERMTSAGAGELLGLTGDPHAGAAFHEVLTGRREKLRCTRRIGRPDGSTVRAEITLARTGTRPLLLTVEDVGERDGLREQLRHLRMHDPVTRLPNRALFFERLTEACERAPGAREHTRSRATGRIGLCYLDLDGFKAVNDTLGHRIGDELLAAVAARLLACAEPGGHLVARLGGDEFALLLRDSTGTGQATTLAESVLAALQQPFDIAGHRLAVSASIGVVEREASGTSATGLMQAADTTLYWAKADGKARWTLFDPERNEHRMTRQALSRTLRQAVERGEFVLDYQPLVALATGELRGVEALVRWEHPHFGRLAPNRFIGLAEEDGSIVQLGRWVLAESCRQARTWQQANPETALVVSVNVAVRQMWDSDLVADVETILRETGLPARLLQLELTESAVMGSAGRPLQALHALHEMGVRIAIDDFGTGYSNLAYMSRLPVSALKLDGSFVQGFRSAEHPNPADETIVEALVDLAHRLGLTVTAECVENAEQAERLRRIGCDTGQGWHYSRPVTPEVISGLLR; translated from the coding sequence ATGGGCGGACCCGCGGGCGGCCCCGGCGTCGAGCCCGAAAGCCCCGAGGGCACGGCACACGTCATCACGCAGAGTCACGCTTCGCCCTCACCTTCGCGGGGCGGCGAACCGCCGGCCGGCGTGGCCTTGGACGTGGCGCAGGTGGCGGCCGGGACCTCGGCGGACACCGGGCACCGGAAGACGGCACGGCGGGAGGCAGGGCGGCGGGAGAGCGAGCTCCGGGACTTCCGGGCCGCCTTCACCATCGCCCAGTCCGCGATGGCCCTGGTCGATCCGGACGGCACCGTGCTGGCCGCGAACCCCGCGCTGGGCAGCCTGTTGGGCAGTTCACCCGAACGTATGACATCCGCGGGCGCCGGCGAACTCCTCGGCCTGACGGGTGACCCGCACGCCGGCGCCGCCTTCCACGAGGTGCTCACCGGCCGCCGGGAGAAGCTGCGCTGCACCCGCCGGATCGGCCGCCCGGACGGCAGCACGGTCCGCGCCGAGATCACGCTGGCCCGCACCGGCACCAGGCCGCTGCTCCTCACCGTCGAGGACGTCGGCGAACGGGACGGTCTGCGGGAGCAGTTGCGGCATCTGCGGATGCACGACCCGGTGACCCGGCTGCCCAACCGGGCGCTGTTCTTCGAGCGCCTCACCGAAGCCTGCGAGCGGGCGCCCGGCGCACGGGAGCACACCCGGTCCCGGGCCACCGGCCGGATCGGCCTGTGCTACCTGGACCTGGACGGCTTCAAGGCGGTCAACGACACCCTCGGCCACCGGATCGGCGACGAACTGCTGGCCGCGGTGGCCGCCCGGCTGCTGGCCTGCGCGGAACCCGGCGGACACCTGGTCGCGCGGCTCGGCGGCGACGAATTCGCCCTGCTGCTGCGGGACTCCACCGGCACCGGCCAGGCCACCACGCTCGCCGAGTCGGTGCTGGCCGCGCTCCAGCAGCCGTTCGACATCGCCGGGCACCGGCTCGCGGTCTCGGCGAGCATCGGCGTGGTCGAGCGGGAGGCGTCCGGCACCTCGGCGACCGGCCTGATGCAGGCCGCCGACACCACGCTGTACTGGGCGAAGGCCGACGGCAAGGCCCGCTGGACGCTCTTCGACCCGGAGCGCAACGAGCACCGGATGACCCGCCAGGCGCTCTCCCGCACCCTCCGGCAGGCCGTGGAGCGCGGCGAGTTCGTACTGGACTACCAGCCGCTGGTGGCCCTGGCCACCGGTGAACTGCGGGGCGTGGAGGCCCTGGTGCGCTGGGAGCACCCGCACTTCGGGCGGCTGGCACCCAACCGCTTCATCGGCCTGGCCGAAGAGGACGGCTCCATCGTCCAGTTGGGCCGCTGGGTGCTCGCCGAGTCGTGCCGCCAGGCCCGCACCTGGCAGCAGGCCAACCCGGAGACCGCGCTGGTGGTCAGCGTGAATGTCGCGGTGCGCCAGATGTGGGACTCCGACCTGGTCGCCGATGTCGAGACGATCCTGCGCGAGACCGGACTGCCCGCCCGGCTGCTGCAGTTGGAGCTGACCGAGTCCGCGGTGATGGGCTCGGCCGGCCGGCCGCTGCAGGCACTGCACGCGCTGCACGAGATGGGCGTACGGATCGCCATCGACGACTTCGGCACCGGCTACTCCAACCTCGCCTACATGAGCCGGCTGCCGGTCTCCGCGCTCAAGCTCGACGGCTCCTTCGTGCAGGGCTTCCGCTCGGCCGAACACCCCAACCCCGCCGACGAGACCATCGTGGAGGCCCTGGTGGACCTCGCCCACCGGCTCGGCCTGACCGTCACCGCGGAGTGCGTGGAGAACGCGGAGCAGGCCGAGCGGCTGCGGCGGATCGGCTGCGACACCGGCCAGGGCTGGCACTACTCCCGCCCGGTGACCCCCGAGGTCATCTCCGGCCTGCTCCGCTAG
- a CDS encoding glycosyl hydrolase family 18 protein yields MAAVTSAALAVGALTALAAGVGTAQADPAPAAAKPAAAAASSGGVKIAYYDQWSVYGNAYYPKQLDTSGVAGKLDILNYSFENIDPTNLTCFEATKASDATNESNPNAGDGAGDAFADYQKSFGAADSVDGVGDVWNQPIVGNFNQLKKLKAKHPQLKIVASIGGWTFSKYFSDAAKTDASRKKLVSSCIDMFIKGNLPVQGGYGGAGSAAGIFDGFDIDWEYPGSPDGHVGNHYSADDKANYTALLAEFRTELDAYGAANGGKHMLLTAALPAGQDKIAHIETNKIGAYLDYANIMTYDMHGSWDTTTNLQDPLYQSPNDPSTPISPGTEKYSTDAAIKAWTTGDPAYGIAGGFPANKVTMGYPLYYRGWSGVPAGSNHGLYSSATGPSSARSLSATAGTAYYKELTGIVDNPADTFYDAASQANYFYNGSEFFTGLGAQSIQAKADYAHCKGLAGSMMYSLLDLDAGTTLFNKIVTATNGSASSCSGGGTTPPTTPPTTPPTTPPTTPPTTPPTTPPTTPPTTPPASCGGVPAWSASAIYVNGDQVSYGGHKWNAKWWTTNEVPGTTGEWGVWQDLGAC; encoded by the coding sequence GTGGCCGCCGTCACCAGCGCCGCCCTCGCGGTCGGAGCGCTCACCGCGCTCGCCGCCGGTGTGGGCACCGCCCAGGCCGACCCCGCGCCGGCCGCCGCCAAGCCCGCGGCCGCCGCCGCGAGCAGTGGCGGCGTGAAGATCGCGTACTACGACCAGTGGAGCGTGTACGGCAACGCGTACTACCCGAAGCAGCTGGACACCTCGGGCGTCGCGGGCAAGCTGGACATCCTCAACTACTCGTTCGAGAACATCGATCCCACCAACCTGACCTGCTTCGAGGCCACCAAGGCGTCCGACGCCACCAACGAGAGCAACCCCAACGCCGGTGACGGCGCGGGGGACGCCTTCGCCGACTACCAGAAGTCGTTCGGCGCGGCGGACAGCGTGGACGGTGTGGGCGATGTCTGGAACCAGCCGATCGTCGGCAACTTCAACCAGCTGAAGAAGCTGAAGGCCAAGCACCCGCAGCTGAAGATCGTCGCCTCGATCGGCGGCTGGACCTTCTCGAAGTACTTCTCGGACGCGGCCAAGACCGACGCCAGCCGGAAGAAGCTCGTCAGCTCCTGCATCGACATGTTCATCAAGGGCAATCTGCCGGTCCAGGGCGGTTACGGCGGCGCGGGCTCGGCGGCCGGCATCTTCGACGGCTTCGACATCGACTGGGAGTACCCGGGCTCGCCCGACGGCCACGTGGGCAACCACTACAGCGCCGACGACAAGGCCAACTACACCGCGCTGCTGGCCGAGTTCCGCACCGAGCTGGACGCCTACGGCGCGGCCAACGGCGGCAAGCACATGCTGCTCACCGCGGCCCTGCCGGCCGGCCAGGACAAGATCGCGCACATCGAGACGAACAAGATCGGCGCGTACCTCGACTACGCGAACATCATGACGTACGACATGCACGGCTCCTGGGACACCACCACCAACCTCCAGGACCCGCTGTACCAGTCGCCGAACGACCCGTCGACGCCGATCTCCCCCGGCACCGAGAAGTACAGCACCGACGCGGCGATCAAGGCGTGGACCACCGGTGACCCGGCCTACGGGATCGCCGGCGGCTTCCCGGCCAACAAGGTCACCATGGGCTATCCGCTGTACTACCGGGGCTGGAGCGGGGTGCCGGCCGGCAGCAACCACGGCCTGTACTCCTCGGCCACCGGTCCGTCCTCGGCCCGCAGCCTCAGCGCCACCGCGGGCACCGCGTACTACAAGGAACTGACCGGGATCGTCGACAACCCGGCGGACACCTTCTACGACGCGGCCAGCCAGGCCAACTACTTCTACAACGGCAGTGAGTTCTTCACCGGCCTCGGCGCCCAGTCGATCCAGGCCAAGGCGGATTACGCGCACTGCAAGGGGCTGGCCGGCTCGATGATGTACTCGCTGCTCGACCTGGACGCGGGGACGACGCTCTTCAACAAGATCGTCACCGCGACCAACGGGTCGGCGTCCAGCTGCTCCGGTGGCGGTACGACGCCGCCCACCACGCCTCCCACGACGCCGCCGACCACCCCGCCGACGACGCCCCCCACCACGCCTCCCACGACACCGCCCACCACGCCCCCCACGACGCCTCCTGCCTCGTGCGGCGGTGTGCCCGCCTGGTCCGCCTCCGCGATCTACGTCAACGGCGACCAGGTCTCGTACGGCGGCCACAAGTGGAACGCGAAGTGGTGGACCACGAACGAAGTGCCGGGCACGACCGGGGAATGGGGAGTCTGGCAGGACCTGGGAGCCTGCTGA